The following are encoded in a window of Ferribacterium limneticum genomic DNA:
- the epsE gene encoding polysaccharide export protein EpsE, translating into MSTLHRLLLGILVTFGLIAGAQAQGKQVDYRLGAGDAIKISVFQNPDLTVETRVAESGAVTYPLIGAVQLGGLSIADAELAIANKLREGGFVQKPQVNILLMQFKGNQVSILGMVNRPGRYPIETGNTRLTDMLATAGGAIPSGGADVIILSGLRDGKAYRQEIDIPAMFISGNTDLDIPVLGGDIIYVHRAPVFYIYGEVQRGGSYRLERNMSVLQGLAQSAGLTIRGTERGLRIHRRGPDGKVQIISPEKSDLIQADDVLYVQESFF; encoded by the coding sequence AGCAGGTCGACTACCGCCTGGGGGCCGGCGACGCCATCAAGATCAGCGTCTTCCAGAACCCTGACCTCACGGTTGAAACCCGCGTCGCCGAAAGCGGCGCCGTCACCTATCCGCTGATCGGTGCCGTGCAGCTTGGCGGGCTGTCGATTGCCGATGCCGAGTTGGCCATTGCCAACAAGCTGCGCGAAGGCGGCTTTGTGCAAAAGCCGCAGGTCAACATCCTGCTCATGCAATTCAAGGGTAATCAGGTTTCCATCCTCGGCATGGTCAATCGCCCGGGCCGCTACCCCATTGAAACCGGCAACACCCGCCTGACCGACATGCTGGCCACGGCCGGCGGTGCCATCCCCTCCGGCGGCGCCGATGTCATCATTCTTTCCGGCCTGCGCGACGGCAAGGCCTACCGCCAGGAAATCGATATCCCCGCCATGTTCATCAGCGGCAATACCGATCTCGACATTCCGGTGCTTGGAGGCGACATCATCTATGTCCATCGCGCCCCGGTTTTTTACATCTACGGTGAAGTCCAGCGCGGCGGCTCCTATCGCCTGGAGCGCAACATGAGCGTGCTGCAGGGCCTGGCCCAGAGTGCCGGCCTGACCATTCGCGGCACCGAGCGCGGCCTGCGCATTCATCGTCGCGGTCCGGACGGCAAGGTACAGATCATCTCCCCGGAAAAGTCCGACCTCATTCAAGCCGACGACGTTCTCTACGTCCAGGAAAGCTTCTTCTAA
- the epsF gene encoding chain length determinant protein EpsF gives MTFQQFLLILWARRKLALSIFGVTVLTTLVISLILPKEYTATTSLVIDVKSPDPIAGMIMQGMMAPGYMATQMDIINSDRVATRVVKLLGFEKSADAVEKWKEASEGKGTLESYYAAILQKKLDIKPSRESNVINVNFSGADPMFAAAVANAFAQAYIDTSIEMRVEPARQYSAWFEERQKGLRANLEKTQSRLSAYQQEKGIVVTDDRMIDNETARLNDLTMQLSATQAQRADASSRQKSGTSELSLEVLQNPLIQGLKADIARAESQLSQIGSNLGKNHPQVLQLEAQIEEQRQQLRQEIGRISGGNAVASKFGVVKQDELKRAIEEQKKRVLAIRSERDELSVLVNDVETARRAYEAVGQRMTQSNLEGQSQQTNVLVLSPATEPTQHSRPKVFLNVLVSIFLGTMLGVGAALVLELSQRRIRSAEDLTLALDLPVLAELDSALPKAKRGFRFWAKNPVDRGNREPALNTGNQPAAAKA, from the coding sequence ATGACTTTTCAGCAATTCCTCCTCATCCTCTGGGCGCGCCGCAAGCTGGCGTTGTCGATTTTTGGCGTCACCGTGCTGACCACGCTGGTCATCAGCCTGATCCTGCCCAAGGAATACACCGCCACCACCTCGCTGGTCATCGACGTCAAGTCACCCGATCCCATCGCTGGCATGATCATGCAGGGCATGATGGCGCCTGGCTACATGGCGACGCAGATGGACATCATCAACAGCGACCGCGTGGCCACCCGCGTCGTCAAGCTGCTTGGCTTCGAGAAGAGTGCCGATGCCGTCGAGAAGTGGAAGGAAGCCAGCGAAGGCAAGGGCACGTTGGAAAGCTACTACGCCGCAATCCTGCAAAAGAAGCTCGACATCAAGCCCTCCCGCGAGAGCAACGTCATCAACGTGAATTTCTCCGGTGCCGACCCGATGTTTGCCGCGGCCGTCGCCAACGCCTTTGCCCAGGCCTACATCGACACCTCCATCGAAATGCGCGTCGAACCGGCCCGCCAATACAGCGCCTGGTTTGAAGAACGCCAGAAAGGCCTGCGCGCCAATCTGGAAAAAACCCAGTCCCGCCTTTCTGCCTACCAGCAGGAAAAAGGCATCGTCGTTACCGACGACCGCATGATCGACAACGAAACGGCCCGCCTCAACGATCTGACCATGCAGCTTTCCGCCACCCAGGCCCAGCGCGCCGACGCCTCCAGCCGGCAAAAGAGCGGGACCAGCGAACTCTCACTCGAAGTGCTGCAGAATCCCCTGATCCAGGGGCTCAAGGCTGATATCGCCCGTGCTGAATCGCAGCTTTCGCAAATCGGCAGCAACCTCGGCAAGAACCACCCGCAAGTCCTGCAGCTTGAAGCTCAGATCGAGGAACAGCGCCAGCAACTGCGCCAGGAAATTGGCCGCATTTCCGGCGGTAACGCCGTCGCCAGCAAGTTCGGTGTCGTCAAGCAGGACGAACTCAAGAGAGCTATCGAAGAGCAGAAAAAGCGCGTGCTGGCCATCCGCTCCGAGCGCGATGAACTCAGCGTGCTGGTCAACGACGTCGAAACCGCCCGCCGCGCCTACGAGGCCGTCGGCCAGCGCATGACGCAAAGCAACCTCGAAGGCCAGTCGCAGCAGACCAACGTGCTCGTGCTCAGCCCGGCCACCGAGCCGACGCAGCACTCACGGCCCAAAGTTTTCCTCAACGTGCTGGTCTCCATCTTCCTCGGCACCATGCTCGGTGTAGGCGCCGCGCTCGTGCTCGAACTCAGCCAGCGCCGCATCCGTTCGGCCGAAGACCTCACTCTGGCGCTTGACCTGCCCGTGCTCGCCGAACTCGATTCCGCGCTGCCCAAGGCAAAAAGAGGGTTTCGATTTTGGGCAAAAAATCCGGTTGACCGTGGCAATCGCGAACCCGCTCTCAATACCGGCAATCAGCCAGCCGCAGCGAAGGCCTGA
- the epsG gene encoding chain length determinant protein tyrosine kinase EpsG translates to MTEKLDTGAGRSIGAILIDNGRLTPEAAERILKLQKEQGLRFGDAAIQLGLLTEADIQQALSRQYDYPYLMPGDERVSEEVVAAFKPFSPIVEQLRAVRSQLMLRWFDADVGHKTLAVVSAGRAEGRSFTAANLAVVFSQLGERTLLIDADLRNPSQHQLFRLENKLGLSSLLAGRAELAEAVTRIPGLIDLSVLPAGATPPNPQELLARPVFNALMATAAGQYDIVIVDTPAGAETADSQTISARTRGAVVVARKDMSSAPALQAFVTSLQHSGVAVVGAVLNNG, encoded by the coding sequence ATGACCGAAAAACTCGACACCGGCGCCGGCCGCTCCATCGGCGCCATTCTCATCGACAACGGCCGCCTGACGCCGGAAGCCGCCGAGCGCATCCTCAAGCTGCAAAAAGAGCAGGGCCTGCGCTTTGGCGATGCCGCCATCCAGCTTGGCCTGCTCACTGAAGCCGACATCCAGCAGGCGCTCTCCCGCCAGTACGACTACCCCTACCTGATGCCCGGTGACGAGCGCGTCAGCGAAGAAGTCGTCGCCGCCTTCAAACCCTTCAGCCCCATCGTCGAACAACTGCGCGCCGTGCGCAGCCAGCTCATGCTGCGCTGGTTCGATGCCGATGTCGGCCACAAGACATTGGCCGTCGTTAGCGCGGGCAGGGCAGAAGGCCGCAGCTTCACCGCCGCCAACCTCGCCGTCGTTTTCTCGCAACTCGGCGAGCGCACGCTGCTGATCGATGCCGACCTGCGCAACCCGAGCCAGCACCAGCTCTTCCGCCTCGAAAACAAACTCGGTCTTTCCAGCCTGCTGGCTGGCCGCGCCGAACTGGCCGAAGCTGTCACCCGCATCCCCGGCCTCATCGATCTTTCCGTCTTGCCGGCTGGCGCCACCCCGCCTAACCCGCAGGAACTGCTGGCCCGCCCCGTGTTCAACGCGCTGATGGCCACCGCCGCCGGCCAGTACGACATCGTGATCGTCGACACCCCGGCCGGCGCAGAAACCGCCGACAGCCAGACCATCTCTGCCCGCACCCGCGGCGCCGTCGTCGTCGCCCGCAAGGACATGTCGTCCGCCCCCGCCCTGCAAGCCTTCGTCACCTCGCTACAGCACAGCGGTGTTGCGGTTGTTGGCGCAGTGCTCAACAACGGGTAG
- the xrtB gene encoding exosortase B, producing MNHAAQNGQILPAQPRLAIAEWFPIFIGLIALYVPTWVDLSRTIWATEAQAHGPIILGVALWFFWKQRLVIHEMPTAPSKTGWPLFILGLLLYAIGRSQDILLFEVGSQIIVIASLLLILRGWAALGAAWFPLFFLLFMIPLPGAFVDALTLPMKMAVSYVAENVLYWVGYPISRSGVILQIGQYKLLVADACAGLQTLFTLEALGLLYLNIVRHDSFFRNVTLAIFIIPISFTANVIRVMVLTLITYHFGDEAGQGFLHGFAGMVLFITALLIIMGVDSLLQLGEKRWRSQSATVKA from the coding sequence ATGAACCACGCAGCACAAAACGGGCAGATACTCCCGGCGCAACCCCGCCTGGCCATCGCCGAATGGTTCCCCATTTTCATCGGCCTCATCGCGCTCTACGTACCCACCTGGGTCGATCTTTCCCGCACCATCTGGGCCACCGAAGCGCAGGCGCACGGCCCCATCATCCTCGGCGTGGCCCTGTGGTTCTTCTGGAAGCAACGCCTCGTCATCCACGAAATGCCCACAGCGCCCTCCAAGACCGGTTGGCCGCTCTTCATCCTTGGCCTGCTGCTCTACGCCATCGGCCGCTCGCAAGACATTCTGCTCTTTGAAGTCGGCTCGCAAATCATTGTCATCGCCAGCCTGCTGCTCATCCTGCGCGGCTGGGCAGCCCTGGGCGCTGCCTGGTTCCCTCTCTTCTTCCTGCTCTTCATGATCCCGCTGCCAGGCGCCTTCGTCGATGCGCTGACGCTGCCCATGAAGATGGCCGTCTCCTACGTGGCCGAAAACGTACTCTACTGGGTGGGCTACCCCATCTCGCGCAGCGGTGTCATCCTGCAGATTGGCCAGTACAAACTGCTCGTTGCCGACGCCTGCGCCGGCCTGCAAACCCTATTCACGCTCGAAGCGCTTGGCCTGCTCTACCTTAATATCGTTCGCCACGACTCATTCTTCAGAAACGTGACGCTGGCCATCTTCATCATCCCCATTTCCTTCACCGCCAACGTCATCCGCGTCATGGTGCTGACCCTCATCACCTACCATTTTGGTGACGAAGCAGGGCAGGGCTTCCTGCATGGCTTTGCCGGCATGGTGCTTTTTATCACCGCGTTGCTGATCATCATGGGCGTTGATTCGCTACTGCAACTTGGCGAAAAGCGCTGGCGCAGCCAGTCGGCTACGGTCAAGGCATAA
- the epsI gene encoding exosortase-associated protein EpsI, B-type has translation MNLPIRNIILLVLMLASAGLAVAMRPTHKIADQGPKVVLETMIPHAFGEWQEKKQSGTQIVDPQTKEMLDKIYSQTLSRTYVNGSGYRIMLSIAYGNDQSDSMQVHKPEVCYPAQGFALQGKQSGTLIVKNGEIPVIRILTTLGQRSEPVTYWTTIGDQVVKPGIHKKLAEMSYGLSGKIPDGMLIRVSSIDAQSDNAYQIQNRFAAQMLEALAPEHRQRLTGNLQPN, from the coding sequence ATGAACCTCCCGATCCGCAACATCATCCTGCTCGTCCTCATGCTAGCCAGCGCTGGCCTCGCCGTCGCCATGCGGCCAACGCACAAGATCGCTGACCAGGGGCCGAAGGTGGTTCTGGAAACCATGATTCCGCATGCCTTTGGCGAGTGGCAAGAAAAGAAACAATCGGGTACCCAAATTGTCGACCCGCAAACCAAAGAAATGCTCGACAAAATTTACAGCCAAACACTATCCCGCACCTATGTAAATGGCAGCGGCTATCGCATCATGCTTTCCATTGCCTATGGCAATGACCAAAGCGATTCCATGCAGGTGCATAAACCAGAGGTCTGCTACCCGGCGCAGGGCTTCGCGCTGCAGGGCAAGCAATCGGGCACCCTCATTGTCAAGAATGGCGAAATTCCGGTGATCCGCATTCTCACCACCCTGGGGCAGCGCAGCGAACCTGTCACCTACTGGACAACCATCGGAGATCAGGTTGTTAAACCCGGCATCCACAAAAAGCTCGCCGAAATGAGCTATGGCCTGAGCGGAAAAATACCCGACGGCATGCTCATTCGCGTTTCCTCCATCGACGCGCAAAGCGACAACGCCTACCAAATTCAAAACCGCTTTGCTGCCCAGATGCTCGAAGCACTGGCCCCGGAACACCGCCAACGCCTTACCGGCAATCTTCAACCTAACTAG
- the gmd gene encoding GDP-mannose 4,6-dehydratase, which translates to MTTTQKTALITGITGQDGAYLAEFLLKKGYIVHGIKRRASSFNTDRIDHLYQDPHVENKNFVLHYGDLTDSTNLIRIIQQTQPDEIYNLGAMSHVAVSFESPEYTANADGMGTLRILEAIRILGLEKKTKFYQASTSELYGLVQEIPQKETTPFYPRSPYAVAKMYAYWITVNYREAYGIYACNGILFNHESPLRGETFVTRKITRAVARMALGLQDCLYLGNLSSLRDWGHARDYVEMQWLMLQQETPDDFVIATGVQYSVRQFVEFAAAELGIQLRWDGEGEKEVGVVTAVTNKEAKVKVGDTIVKVDPRYFRPTEVETLLGDPTKAKEKLGWVPKTTLAELVQEMVQADYTAAKRDALVKMAGFQAFDYHE; encoded by the coding sequence ATGACCACCACGCAAAAAACAGCACTCATCACCGGCATCACCGGCCAGGACGGCGCCTATCTTGCCGAATTCCTGCTCAAGAAGGGCTACATCGTTCATGGCATCAAGCGTCGTGCTTCGTCCTTCAACACTGACCGCATCGATCACCTCTACCAAGACCCGCACGTCGAAAACAAGAACTTCGTCCTGCACTACGGTGACCTCACCGACTCCACCAACCTGATCCGCATCATCCAGCAGACCCAGCCCGACGAAATCTACAACCTCGGCGCCATGAGCCACGTGGCGGTCAGCTTCGAATCCCCCGAATACACCGCCAACGCCGACGGCATGGGCACCTTGCGCATCCTCGAAGCCATCCGCATCCTTGGTCTTGAGAAGAAGACCAAGTTCTACCAGGCATCCACCAGCGAACTCTACGGTCTGGTGCAAGAGATTCCGCAAAAGGAAACCACGCCTTTCTACCCGCGCAGCCCCTACGCCGTCGCCAAGATGTACGCCTACTGGATCACCGTTAACTACCGTGAAGCCTATGGCATCTACGCCTGCAACGGCATCCTGTTCAACCACGAATCCCCGCTGCGCGGCGAAACCTTCGTCACCCGCAAGATCACCCGTGCCGTCGCCCGCATGGCGCTCGGCCTGCAAGACTGCCTCTACCTCGGCAACCTTTCGTCACTGCGCGACTGGGGCCATGCCCGCGACTACGTTGAAATGCAGTGGCTGATGCTGCAACAAGAGACGCCGGACGACTTCGTTATCGCCACCGGCGTTCAATACAGCGTCCGCCAGTTTGTCGAATTCGCTGCCGCCGAACTTGGCATCCAGCTACGCTGGGACGGTGAAGGCGAGAAAGAAGTTGGCGTCGTTACTGCCGTCACCAACAAGGAAGCCAAAGTCAAAGTCGGCGACACCATCGTCAAGGTCGACCCGCGCTACTTCCGCCCGACCGAAGTCGAAACCCTGCTCGGCGACCCGACCAAGGCCAAGGAAAAACTCGGCTGGGTGCCCAAGACCACCCTGGCCGAACTCGTCCAGGAAATGGTCCAGGCCGACTACACCGCCGCCAAGCGCGATGCCCTCGTCAAGATGGCCGGCTTCCAAGCCTTCGATTACCACGAATAA
- a CDS encoding GDP-L-fucose synthase family protein, translating into MDKNAKIYVAGHRGMVGSAIVRNLQAKGYTNIVTRTHQELDLINQAAVDLFFEQEKPDYVFLAAAKVGGIIANNTYPAQFIRENLVIQTNIIHAAYVNNVKRLMFLGSSCIYPRMAPQPMSEECLLTGPLEPTNRPYALAKIAGIEMCWSYNRQYGTKYLAVMPTNLYGPGDNYHPENSHVIPALIRKFHEAKIANDPTVTVWGTGTPKREFLYSEDMADACVFLSNLPDDKYESLLGSDESKTGKFEPPLVNIGVGDDVTIKELAEAVMKAVQFEGEIVFDSSKPDGTPRKLMDTTRLNGIGWHPSMGFSEGLARAYDDFKSQSH; encoded by the coding sequence ATGGACAAGAACGCCAAAATTTACGTAGCCGGCCACCGTGGCATGGTGGGTTCCGCCATCGTGCGCAACCTCCAGGCCAAGGGTTACACCAACATCGTCACCCGCACGCATCAGGAGCTCGACCTGATCAATCAGGCTGCGGTCGACCTGTTTTTTGAGCAAGAAAAGCCGGACTACGTGTTTTTGGCAGCGGCCAAGGTGGGCGGCATCATCGCCAACAACACCTACCCGGCTCAGTTCATCCGCGAAAACCTGGTGATCCAGACCAACATCATCCACGCCGCTTACGTGAACAACGTCAAGCGCCTGATGTTCCTCGGTTCCAGCTGCATCTACCCGCGCATGGCCCCGCAACCGATGAGCGAAGAATGCCTGCTCACCGGTCCGCTGGAACCGACCAACCGGCCCTACGCGTTGGCCAAGATCGCCGGCATTGAAATGTGCTGGAGCTACAACCGGCAGTACGGCACCAAGTACCTTGCCGTTATGCCCACCAATCTCTACGGCCCCGGCGACAACTATCACCCGGAAAATAGCCACGTCATCCCGGCGCTGATTCGCAAGTTCCACGAAGCAAAGATTGCAAATGACCCAACAGTTACGGTTTGGGGAACCGGAACGCCAAAGCGGGAATTCCTCTACAGCGAAGATATGGCTGATGCCTGCGTCTTCCTGAGCAATCTTCCTGATGACAAGTACGAAAGTCTGCTCGGTAGTGATGAGTCAAAGACCGGGAAATTCGAGCCGCCGCTCGTCAATATCGGTGTAGGAGACGACGTTACGATCAAGGAGTTGGCCGAGGCTGTCATGAAGGCTGTGCAATTCGAAGGAGAGATCGTTTTTGATTCAAGCAAGCCAGATGGAACGCCACGAAAGCTGATGGATACCACTCGTTTGAACGGGATCGGATGGCATCCTTCAATGGGCTTTTCTGAGGGGCTTGCGCGTGCGTATGACGACTTCAAATCGCAGTCGCATTAG